A single region of the Geobacillus subterraneus genome encodes:
- a CDS encoding spore coat protein — MQATMTPTGVLNDQMIAADYLIGAKSAIKGCAMAIAEAATPEVRNTLKQHLNDAIAFHEQISQYMVNKGYYHPTNVQEQLRMDIQAAQQVLQSAGR; from the coding sequence ATGCAGGCAACAATGACGCCGACCGGCGTATTAAATGATCAAATGATCGCCGCCGATTATCTCATTGGGGCGAAAAGTGCGATCAAAGGGTGCGCGATGGCCATTGCCGAAGCAGCCACCCCGGAAGTGCGCAATACGCTGAAGCAACATTTAAATGATGCGATTGCGTTTCATGAGCAAATTAGCCAATATATGGTCAACAAAGGGTATTACCATCCGACCAACGTTCAAGAGCAGTTGCGTATGGATATACAGGCAGCGCAACAAGTGCTGCAATCAGCCGGACGCTAG
- a CDS encoding S8 family peptidase, with product MNRRLTIWAAISAVVVLAVVTAISFNRPATERNAPAPPRLEPFDIKDARTHPTVIALDSLGAGEQLKQQLNEHPRVREIRHNQRGDRSHYFENEIVVRFRTTPADRDIQQMEAAIAGRLVKRLDHVFVFRSRERTYEEMRRYFRTIPAIDYCEPNYIYMQNDLSWPTEGPNDSFYARYQWNLPAIYTEAGWTLSRGRQTVPVAVIDSGVDVTHPDLVRRLGPGYNVLADNRSPDDENGHGTHVAGIIASQPNNGEGVAGMTWFNPIMAVKVLNADGYGTSIDVAKGIRWAVDRGAKVINLSLGNYQPSSVLEEAIRYAYAHDVVLVAASGNDSTSQPSFPAAYPEVISVGAVDPDLSYALYSNYGDYVDVVAPGTNIASTFTGHRYAALSGTSMAAPHVTALAALIRSINPRLTNDEVRRMIIQSADDLGERGKDPHYGYGLINVYRALELAKQ from the coding sequence ATGAATCGCCGATTGACGATATGGGCAGCCATTAGTGCCGTCGTAGTTTTGGCCGTCGTCACTGCCATCAGTTTCAACCGGCCGGCGACCGAACGAAACGCCCCGGCCCCGCCGCGGCTTGAACCGTTTGACATAAAAGACGCGCGCACCCACCCAACCGTCATCGCCTTAGACAGCCTCGGCGCAGGGGAACAGCTGAAACAACAATTGAACGAGCACCCGCGCGTTCGGGAAATCCGCCATAACCAACGTGGCGACCGAAGCCACTATTTTGAGAACGAAATCGTCGTCCGTTTCCGGACGACGCCTGCGGACCGCGACATTCAGCAAATGGAGGCGGCCATTGCCGGACGGCTTGTCAAGCGGCTTGACCATGTGTTTGTGTTCCGTTCGCGCGAGCGGACGTATGAGGAAATGCGCCGCTATTTCCGCACGATTCCGGCGATCGATTATTGCGAGCCGAACTACATTTACATGCAAAATGACCTTTCGTGGCCAACGGAAGGGCCGAACGATTCGTTTTATGCCCGTTACCAATGGAATTTGCCAGCCATTTATACGGAAGCCGGATGGACGTTGTCGCGCGGCAGACAAACGGTGCCTGTCGCCGTGATCGACAGCGGTGTCGATGTAACTCATCCGGATTTGGTGCGCCGCCTCGGTCCGGGGTACAACGTATTGGCCGACAACCGCTCTCCGGATGACGAAAACGGCCATGGCACCCATGTTGCCGGCATCATCGCTTCGCAGCCAAATAATGGCGAAGGGGTCGCCGGCATGACATGGTTTAACCCGATCATGGCCGTCAAGGTGTTAAACGCTGACGGCTATGGGACTAGCATTGATGTAGCAAAAGGAATCCGCTGGGCGGTCGACCGCGGAGCGAAAGTCATCAATTTAAGTCTTGGCAATTATCAGCCGTCCTCGGTGCTCGAGGAAGCGATCCGCTATGCTTATGCCCATGACGTCGTGCTTGTGGCGGCTTCCGGCAATGACAGCACGTCCCAGCCGAGCTTTCCGGCCGCTTACCCGGAAGTGATCAGTGTCGGAGCGGTAGACCCGGATCTTTCGTATGCGTTGTACTCCAACTATGGTGATTATGTAGATGTCGTCGCGCCCGGGACGAACATTGCCAGCACGTTTACCGGACACCGGTACGCCGCCCTTTCCGGCACGTCGATGGCCGCGCCGCACGTCACTGCGCTCGCCGCCTTAATTCGCTCTATCAACCCGCGCCTTACAAACGACGAGGTGCGCCGCATGATTATTCAGAGCGCCGACGATTTAGGCGAACGCGGAAAAGACCCGCATTACGGCTATGGGCTTATTAACGTCTACCGCGCGCTCGAGCTGGCGAAACAGTGA
- a CDS encoding YitT family protein, with the protein MVMRKIMAIVGGSVLLGIGINVFLVPHHLLDGGMIGLGLIAKYVWHVQAGLTMVILSVPLYLAAWFYYRPFFYNSLHGLLFSSWMIDVLSILRGIVTLNPLLSAIIGGMLVGAGIGLMLREETSTGGTDLLAQFIAKWTNWNVGVIIFVIDACIISTGSLMIDSVPFIYSLVVVTVVGAVTTMLTSEKTTGV; encoded by the coding sequence ATGGTGATGAGAAAAATAATGGCAATCGTTGGGGGGAGCGTGCTGCTTGGCATCGGCATTAACGTCTTTTTAGTTCCCCATCATTTGCTTGACGGGGGGATGATCGGCCTTGGACTGATCGCCAAATACGTCTGGCACGTTCAAGCAGGCCTGACGATGGTCATCTTAAGCGTTCCTCTTTATTTGGCGGCTTGGTTTTATTACCGTCCGTTTTTTTACAACAGCTTGCACGGCCTTCTATTCTCCTCGTGGATGATTGACGTATTGTCGATTTTGCGCGGCATAGTTACGTTGAATCCGCTCTTGAGCGCAATCATCGGCGGGATGCTCGTCGGCGCGGGGATCGGCCTGATGCTGCGCGAGGAGACAAGCACGGGCGGCACCGATTTGCTCGCTCAGTTTATTGCCAAGTGGACGAATTGGAACGTGGGGGTGATTATCTTTGTCATTGATGCTTGCATTATTTCGACCGGGAGTCTCATGATTGACTCGGTGCCGTTTATTTATTCGTTAGTTGTCGTCACGGTCGTCGGAGCGGTGACGACAATGTTAACGAGCGAAAAAACGACGGGGGTGTAA
- a CDS encoding twin-arginine translocase TatA/TatE family subunit, which produces MNIGFGEIALIVFFALLIFGPKKLPELGQAAGKTLREFKNATKGIIDDDETTKAQK; this is translated from the coding sequence ATGAACATCGGCTTTGGGGAAATTGCGCTCATCGTCTTTTTCGCTTTGTTGATTTTTGGTCCGAAAAAGCTGCCCGAATTAGGACAAGCAGCTGGGAAAACGTTGCGTGAATTTAAAAATGCAACAAAAGGCATCATCGACGACGACGAGACGACAAAAGCACAAAAATAA
- a CDS encoding H-type small acid-soluble spore protein: MELLRAKRIAEAGEIVSVTYEGKPVIIQHVDEEQEMARIYFADEPEREQDVPVRLLEER; encoded by the coding sequence ATGGAGCTGCTCCGGGCAAAACGGATTGCCGAGGCCGGGGAGATCGTCTCGGTGACGTATGAAGGAAAACCGGTGATCATCCAACACGTCGATGAAGAGCAGGAAATGGCGCGCATTTATTTCGCCGATGAGCCGGAACGCGAGCAAGATGTGCCGGTGCGCCTGCTCGAGGAGCGATAA
- a CDS encoding acyltransferase family protein: MKERDYYFDNAKCALMLLVVFGHFLRPYIDSVLWVHSLYTWIFFFHMPAFIFISGYFAKKFHERGYLQKITKKLLFPYILFQLLYSVYYFFLYDKRSLELDLLTPHWSLWFLLSLFSWNVLLLWFGRLPKRMALPLALLLGLIGGMMEAEKWLSLSRTLTFFPFFLLGFFFEKPAIERLFAASMRLVSLVVLAGMFLLIHFGFPDLPQDWLYGSKSYDTLGVSEPAGIASRLAIYGASLLMMFSFLSFIPRQRFSFSVLGARTFYIYILHGFILKYLHETPFPDFIMDVHGYPLLLALSVAVMLILGSKPVIRLVRPLLEWRLPKWRQTAS; this comes from the coding sequence GTGAAGGAGCGGGACTATTATTTTGACAACGCGAAGTGTGCGTTAATGCTTCTTGTCGTGTTTGGCCACTTTCTGCGCCCGTACATTGACAGCGTCTTATGGGTGCACAGCTTGTATACGTGGATTTTCTTTTTCCATATGCCGGCGTTCATTTTCATCTCCGGCTATTTCGCCAAAAAGTTCCATGAGCGCGGCTACTTGCAAAAAATCACAAAAAAGCTGCTGTTTCCGTATATTTTGTTTCAACTTCTATATTCCGTCTATTATTTCTTTTTGTATGACAAGCGGTCACTTGAGCTCGATTTATTGACCCCGCACTGGAGCTTATGGTTTTTGCTTAGCCTGTTCAGTTGGAACGTCTTGTTGCTATGGTTCGGCCGGCTGCCAAAGCGAATGGCGCTGCCGCTCGCGCTTTTGCTTGGGCTCATCGGCGGCATGATGGAAGCGGAAAAATGGCTGAGCTTGTCAAGAACGCTCACGTTTTTCCCCTTCTTTTTGCTCGGGTTTTTCTTCGAAAAGCCGGCAATCGAGCGCCTGTTTGCCGCCTCGATGCGCCTCGTTTCGCTAGTCGTGCTTGCCGGCATGTTTTTGCTCATTCACTTTGGCTTTCCGGATTTGCCGCAAGATTGGCTGTACGGTTCGAAGTCATACGATACGCTTGGCGTCTCCGAACCGGCCGGCATCGCGAGCCGCCTTGCCATTTACGGGGCAAGCTTGCTGATGATGTTCAGCTTCTTATCGTTCATCCCGAGACAGCGCTTCTCTTTTTCCGTGCTGGGAGCGCGCACGTTTTACATCTATATCTTGCACGGGTTTATTTTAAAATATTTGCACGAAACGCCGTTCCCTGACTTTATTATGGATGTGCATGGCTATCCGCTTCTGCTTGCCCTATCGGTTGCCGTGATGCTCATCCTCGGGAGCAAACCGGTCATTCGGCTCGTGCGGCCGCTTTTGGAATGGCGGCTGCCGAAATGGCGACAGACAGCATCGTAG
- the thiE gene encoding thiamine phosphate synthase, producing MARIASEEMKERLAVYFIMGSQNSERPAADVLKEALDGGVTLFQFREKGANALKGAEKEALARQLQRLCRAYGVPLIVNDDVELALAIDADGVHVGQDDEDARRVREKIGDKILGVSAHNAEEARAAIEAGADYIGVGPIYPTRSKDDASEAQGPGVLRHLREQGITIPIVAIGGITVDNATAVIEAGADGVSVISAIASAPEPKAAAAALAAAVRAAGPR from the coding sequence ATGGCGCGCATTGCGAGTGAGGAGATGAAAGAGCGGCTTGCCGTTTACTTTATTATGGGAAGCCAAAACAGTGAACGCCCGGCCGCCGATGTGCTCAAAGAGGCGCTTGACGGCGGCGTGACGCTGTTTCAATTTCGCGAAAAAGGAGCCAATGCCTTAAAAGGGGCGGAAAAAGAAGCGCTGGCTCGGCAGCTGCAGCGCCTTTGCCGCGCGTATGGCGTGCCGTTGATCGTCAACGATGATGTTGAACTGGCCCTCGCCATTGATGCCGACGGCGTCCACGTCGGTCAAGACGATGAAGACGCACGGCGCGTGCGGGAGAAGATCGGCGATAAAATTCTTGGCGTTTCGGCGCATAATGCCGAAGAGGCGAGAGCGGCCATCGAAGCGGGCGCCGACTACATCGGCGTCGGCCCGATTTACCCGACACGCTCAAAGGACGATGCGAGCGAAGCGCAAGGTCCCGGCGTTCTCCGCCATCTGCGCGAACAAGGCATCACAATCCCGATTGTCGCTATCGGTGGCATTACGGTTGACAATGCAACAGCGGTCATTGAAGCCGGAGCGGATGGCGTGTCAGTCATTAGCGCCATCGCTTCCGCTCCGGAGCCAAAAGCGGCGGCTGCAGCGTTGGCAGCGGCGGTGCGGGCCGCCGGCCCGCGCTAA
- the thiD gene encoding bifunctional hydroxymethylpyrimidine kinase/phosphomethylpyrimidine kinase, whose protein sequence is MTVYKALTIAGSDSGGGAGIQADLKTFQELGVFGMSAITAVTAQNTLGVQGVYPLSAEAVAAQIESVAADLGADAVKTGMLFSADIIRTVAEQVKKHGWERLVVDPVMIAKGGAPLLQEEAVAALKEALLPLAFVITPNIPEAEALTGIAIRTMDDRREAARLLHRMGARYVVIKGGHDDEGEETVDLLYNGSEFSYFKSKRIDTRHTHGTGCTFAAAVAAELAKGRHPVDAVGTAKSFVQAAISEPLGIGQGHGPTNHWAYRQYGE, encoded by the coding sequence ATGACGGTGTATAAAGCGTTGACGATTGCCGGGTCGGACAGCGGCGGCGGCGCCGGCATTCAAGCGGACTTAAAAACGTTTCAAGAGCTTGGCGTCTTTGGCATGTCGGCGATTACGGCGGTGACCGCGCAAAATACGCTCGGCGTGCAAGGCGTCTACCCGCTTTCGGCTGAAGCGGTGGCCGCACAAATCGAATCGGTTGCGGCCGACTTGGGCGCGGATGCGGTTAAAACCGGGATGTTGTTTAGCGCTGATATCATCCGCACCGTTGCGGAACAAGTGAAAAAGCACGGTTGGGAGCGGCTTGTCGTCGACCCGGTGATGATCGCTAAAGGCGGCGCCCCGCTGTTGCAGGAAGAGGCGGTGGCGGCGCTAAAAGAGGCGCTGTTACCGCTGGCGTTTGTCATTACGCCGAACATTCCTGAAGCGGAAGCGTTGACCGGCATCGCCATTCGCACGATGGATGACCGCCGGGAAGCGGCGCGCCTTCTTCACCGCATGGGTGCCCGCTATGTCGTCATTAAAGGCGGCCATGACGATGAGGGCGAGGAGACGGTTGACTTATTATATAACGGCAGCGAATTTTCGTATTTCAAAAGCAAGCGGATTGACACGCGCCATACGCACGGAACCGGCTGCACGTTCGCCGCAGCGGTGGCGGCTGAGCTGGCAAAAGGAAGACATCCGGTCGATGCCGTCGGGACGGCGAAATCGTTCGTGCAGGCGGCGATCTCCGAGCCGCTCGGCATCGGCCAGGGCCACGGGCCGACGAACCATTGGGCATACCGGCAATACGGGGAGTGA
- the thiM gene encoding hydroxyethylthiazole kinase, which produces MDNWHKWAELLERVREANPLVHHITNVVVTNFTANGLLALGASPVMAYAKEEVAEMAKLAGALVLNIGTLNATEVEAMLMAGRAANEAGVPVIFDPVGAGATSYRTETARYIAEQIKLAAVRGNAAEIANMIGEPWMIKGVDAGQGSGDVVALAKRAAAKLGTVVAITGKEDVVTDGQATYLIRNGHPLLTKVTGTGCLLTSVVGAFAAVEPDVVKAAVAALAYYGVAAEQAAAEAEKHGPGSFQAAFLDALARIGVDDVKRDGRVEQR; this is translated from the coding sequence ATGGACAACTGGCACAAATGGGCGGAATTGCTTGAGCGGGTGCGAGAGGCGAATCCGCTCGTCCATCATATCACGAATGTCGTCGTGACGAATTTTACGGCGAACGGACTCTTGGCGCTTGGCGCTTCGCCGGTGATGGCGTATGCGAAAGAGGAAGTGGCCGAGATGGCGAAGCTTGCCGGGGCGCTTGTGTTGAATATCGGAACGTTGAACGCGACGGAAGTCGAGGCGATGCTTATGGCCGGCCGGGCGGCCAATGAGGCTGGCGTGCCGGTGATTTTCGATCCGGTCGGCGCCGGAGCGACCAGCTACCGAACGGAGACGGCACGCTACATCGCCGAACAGATCAAACTCGCGGCCGTGCGCGGCAATGCAGCGGAGATCGCCAATATGATCGGCGAACCGTGGATGATTAAAGGGGTCGATGCCGGCCAAGGAAGCGGGGACGTGGTCGCCTTGGCCAAACGGGCGGCCGCCAAGCTTGGCACCGTTGTGGCGATTACCGGAAAAGAAGATGTCGTCACAGATGGACAGGCAACATATTTGATCCGCAACGGCCATCCGCTGTTGACGAAAGTGACGGGAACAGGCTGTTTGCTAACGTCGGTAGTTGGCGCGTTTGCCGCCGTTGAGCCGGATGTTGTGAAGGCGGCGGTGGCGGCGCTAGCGTATTACGGGGTTGCGGCTGAACAGGCGGCCGCTGAAGCCGAAAAACACGGCCCAGGCAGCTTTCAGGCGGCGTTTTTGGACGCCTTGGCTCGCATTGGCGTCGATGATGTGAAGCGGGATGGACGGGTCGAACAACGGTGA
- a CDS encoding glycosyltransferase family 2 protein: MSDPILAIVVPCYNEEEVLPETIGRLRALREELIEERLISPKSALLFVDDGSRDSTWKLIYKASLRYPEVKGLKLARNAGHQNALLAGLFAAKAHADCLISIDADLQDDLSAIREFVQKFRQGYDIVYGVRRRRDTDTWFKRHTAQGFYRLMKMFGVDLVYNHADYRLMSRRAVDALEQFGEVNLFLRGIVPLLGFRSASVYYDRKERLAGQTKYPLKKMIAFALDGVTSFSITPIRFISLIGFVSFVVSLMFGAYFLFLKWAGHTQTGWTSLITSIWLLGGLQLIALGLIGEYIGKIYKETKRRPRYIVDLDLWNWPLPQRLSPAAPTDKPDAAEWTRP, translated from the coding sequence ATGTCTGACCCGATATTGGCCATTGTCGTGCCGTGCTATAATGAGGAGGAAGTGCTGCCTGAGACCATCGGCCGCTTGCGGGCATTGCGCGAAGAGCTGATCGAAGAGCGGCTCATTTCGCCAAAAAGTGCGCTCCTGTTCGTCGATGACGGCAGCCGCGACAGCACGTGGAAGCTCATTTACAAGGCGAGCTTGCGCTACCCGGAAGTGAAGGGGCTGAAACTAGCGCGCAACGCGGGCCACCAAAACGCGCTGTTGGCCGGACTGTTTGCGGCGAAAGCGCACGCCGATTGTCTCATTTCGATTGACGCTGACTTGCAAGACGATTTGTCAGCCATTCGCGAGTTTGTGCAAAAGTTTCGCCAAGGCTATGATATCGTTTACGGCGTGCGCCGGCGGCGCGACACGGACACGTGGTTTAAACGCCATACCGCCCAAGGATTTTACCGGTTAATGAAGATGTTTGGCGTCGACCTCGTTTACAACCATGCCGACTACCGCCTCATGAGCCGGCGCGCTGTTGACGCGTTGGAACAGTTTGGGGAAGTGAACTTGTTTTTGCGCGGCATCGTCCCGCTCCTTGGCTTCCGGTCAGCATCCGTTTATTACGATCGGAAGGAGCGGCTGGCCGGGCAAACGAAATATCCGTTGAAAAAAATGATCGCTTTTGCGCTCGATGGCGTGACATCGTTCAGCATCACGCCGATCCGTTTCATTTCGCTCATTGGGTTCGTTTCTTTTGTCGTCAGTCTGATGTTCGGCGCGTATTTTCTTTTTTTAAAGTGGGCCGGGCATACGCAAACAGGCTGGACATCGCTGATCACGTCGATTTGGCTGTTGGGCGGATTGCAGCTCATCGCCCTTGGACTGATCGGTGAGTATATCGGGAAAATTTACAAAGAAACGAAGCGGCGGCCGCGCTATATCGTTGATTTAGATTTATGGAACTGGCCGCTGCCGCAGCGGCTGTCGCCGGCGGCGCCGACCGACAAGCCGGATGCCGCGGAATGGACGCGGCCGTAG
- a CDS encoding DUF6044 family protein produces MPAIEKRLLFFSLLAIALYVSPYFVLGEDAHMRVHDNLDSNIAWYKVLARSGELFGPVDGIIPQIINGLPRNAFGTEFSGIVWLHALFPSVYAYGISQAITRVFAFIGMYLLLKTHVLPDRRWLWIRIGAALTFALTPFWPSGMLSTLGMPLALWAFLNIRNGERSWVNWAVLTFLPLYSSFVLGFFFFLSALGVWWLIDIIRGKGWNWRFFAAIAYMTTLYLAVDYRLVHSLLFSDEPTSRDEYFHARLPLWRVIRLTFKNYVLGHTHVMTVHGLVILPVTLIALYFVWKRKRWRQEMPFVVLHVLNVALSTWYAFWFYKGWLPLTERFDLLDKFNFARYHFLRPMVIYVLFAMALKIVWQEGRRWRAVGAAAIALQLLVLISYNEEIVYRNKPSFREFYAEKQFADIREYIGRPVHTYRVASIGIHPAIAQYNGFYTLDTYNNFYPLEYKYRFRRIIAKELEKNKKLREYFDEWGGRCYLFVDELGKRYMFKKNSKRTIRHLELNTEAFYEMGGRYIFSALPIENAAENALRLERVFRSDESAWTIYLYKVVREGGR; encoded by the coding sequence GTGCCGGCGATTGAAAAGCGACTCCTGTTCTTCTCGCTGCTTGCCATCGCCTTGTACGTGTCGCCGTATTTTGTCCTCGGTGAAGATGCCCATATGCGCGTTCACGACAATTTGGACTCGAACATCGCTTGGTATAAAGTGCTCGCCCGCAGCGGCGAATTGTTCGGGCCGGTCGATGGGATCATTCCGCAGATCATTAACGGGCTGCCGCGCAACGCGTTCGGCACGGAATTCAGCGGCATCGTTTGGCTCCATGCGTTGTTTCCGTCCGTTTATGCCTACGGAATCAGCCAAGCGATCACTCGCGTCTTTGCGTTCATCGGCATGTATTTGCTGTTGAAAACGCATGTCTTGCCAGACCGGCGTTGGCTATGGATTCGCATCGGTGCTGCTTTGACGTTTGCCTTGACGCCGTTTTGGCCGTCGGGAATGTTAAGCACGCTCGGCATGCCGCTTGCACTTTGGGCGTTTTTAAACATCCGCAACGGCGAGCGCTCATGGGTGAACTGGGCGGTGTTGACGTTCTTGCCGCTGTATTCAAGTTTTGTTCTCGGCTTTTTCTTTTTCTTAAGCGCGCTCGGTGTTTGGTGGCTTATTGACATCATCCGCGGCAAAGGCTGGAACTGGCGGTTTTTCGCCGCGATCGCCTATATGACAACGCTCTATTTGGCGGTCGATTACCGGCTCGTTCATTCGCTTTTGTTTTCTGATGAACCGACGAGCCGTGACGAGTATTTCCACGCCCGTTTGCCGCTTTGGCGCGTCATCCGGTTGACGTTCAAAAACTACGTGCTCGGGCACACGCATGTGATGACCGTGCACGGACTCGTCATCTTGCCGGTGACGTTGATCGCCTTGTATTTCGTTTGGAAACGGAAGCGCTGGCGACAGGAAATGCCGTTTGTCGTGCTGCACGTGCTGAACGTTGCCTTGTCTACGTGGTATGCGTTTTGGTTTTACAAAGGATGGCTGCCGCTTACCGAACGATTTGATTTGCTCGATAAGTTCAATTTTGCCCGCTATCATTTCTTGCGCCCGATGGTCATTTATGTCTTGTTTGCGATGGCGCTGAAAATTGTTTGGCAGGAAGGGCGAAGGTGGCGGGCGGTCGGTGCGGCGGCAATCGCTTTGCAGCTGTTGGTGCTCATCTCGTACAACGAGGAAATCGTCTACCGAAATAAACCGTCGTTCCGTGAATTTTACGCCGAAAAACAGTTTGCTGACATTCGTGAATATATCGGCCGTCCTGTGCATACATACCGCGTCGCCAGCATTGGCATCCATCCGGCGATCGCGCAATACAACGGCTTTTACACACTTGATACGTACAACAATTTCTATCCGTTGGAATATAAATACCGCTTCCGCCGCATCATTGCCAAAGAACTTGAAAAAAACAAAAAACTGCGTGAGTATTTCGATGAGTGGGGCGGGCGCTGCTACTTGTTCGTCGATGAGCTCGGCAAGCGCTATATGTTTAAGAAAAACTCGAAACGGACGATCCGCCATCTTGAATTGAACACGGAGGCGTTTTACGAGATGGGCGGGCGCTACATTTTTTCGGCGCTGCCGATTGAAAACGCAGCGGAAAACGCCCTTCGCCTTGAACGGGTGTTCCGCTCTGATGAATCGGCTTGGACGATCTACTTATACAAAGTGGTGCGGGAAGGAGGAAGATGA
- a CDS encoding phosphotriesterase family protein — MATMVETVLGPVAADQLGKTLIHEHFLFGYPGFQGDVTHGPFREDEALRVAIEAAEKMKRHGVQTVVDPTPNDCGRNPAFLRRVAEETGLNIICATGYYYEGEGAPPYFQFRRLLGTAEDDIYDMFMAELTEGIAGTGVKAGVIKLASSKGRITEYEKLFFRAAARAQKETGAVIITHTQEGTMGPEQAAYLLEHGADPKKIVIGHMCGNTDPDYHRRTLAYGVYIAFDRFGIQGMVGAPADDERVRTLLVLLRDGYADRIMLSHDTVSLWLGRSFTLPEPFAEMMNNWHVEHLFVNILPALKNEGIGDKELEQMFVRNPAALFSA, encoded by the coding sequence ATGGCAACGATGGTAGAGACGGTCCTTGGCCCAGTAGCGGCGGATCAGCTTGGCAAAACGCTCATCCATGAGCATTTCCTCTTCGGCTATCCGGGGTTTCAAGGAGATGTGACACACGGTCCGTTCCGCGAAGACGAAGCGCTTCGCGTGGCGATCGAAGCGGCGGAGAAAATGAAACGGCACGGCGTCCAAACGGTCGTTGACCCGACGCCGAATGACTGCGGGCGCAATCCGGCGTTTTTGCGGCGCGTCGCTGAAGAAACCGGGCTGAACATCATTTGCGCCACCGGCTATTACTATGAAGGGGAAGGGGCGCCGCCGTATTTCCAATTCCGCCGGCTGCTTGGGACCGCCGAGGACGACATTTATGATATGTTTATGGCCGAATTGACCGAAGGCATCGCCGGCACGGGGGTCAAAGCCGGCGTCATTAAACTTGCCTCAAGCAAAGGGCGCATCACCGAGTACGAGAAGCTGTTTTTCCGCGCCGCCGCCCGCGCGCAAAAAGAAACGGGCGCGGTCATCATCACTCACACGCAAGAAGGAACGATGGGGCCGGAGCAAGCTGCCTATTTGCTTGAGCATGGCGCCGATCCGAAAAAAATCGTCATCGGCCATATGTGCGGCAACACCGACCCAGATTACCACCGCCGAACGCTAGCTTACGGCGTCTATATCGCTTTTGACCGCTTCGGCATTCAAGGGATGGTCGGCGCGCCGGCTGATGACGAACGGGTTCGCACGCTGCTTGTCCTTCTTCGTGACGGATATGCCGATCGGATCATGCTTTCCCATGATACGGTCAGCCTTTGGCTTGGCCGCTCGTTCACGCTGCCGGAGCCGTTTGCCGAAATGATGAACAACTGGCATGTTGAGCATTTGTTTGTGAACATCCTCCCGGCGTTGAAAAACGAAGGGATTGGCGACAAAGAGCTGGAGCAAATGTTTGTCCGCAATCCGGCCGCCTTGTTCTCCGCTTAA